The Methanomethylovorans hollandica DSM 15978 genome includes a region encoding these proteins:
- a CDS encoding CDGSH iron-sulfur domain-containing protein, which yields MMTAVEDTASHKKASIQISKNGPYIVKNIDNLINSDGVFLTTSIVMALCRCGGSDNKPFCDGTHIAINFKDDEI from the coding sequence ATGATGACTGCAGTAGAAGATACGGCATCTCATAAAAAGGCGTCCATACAGATAAGTAAAAATGGCCCTTATATCGTAAAAAATATAGACAATCTCATCAATTCAGATGGTGTTTTTTTAACGACCTCTATCGTAATGGCTTTGTGCAGATGCGGCGGATCCGATAATAAACCTTTCTGTGATGGCACACATATTGCTATTAACTTTAAAGATGATGAGATCTAG
- a CDS encoding DUF2551 domain-containing protein produces the protein MDSIKSKIKRRLQTFIELDVNGLRTHILSVFLQVQKTTVDELHQSINSKFEISRSAVASMVGYIYSKLGILRSYKESYKTPIVYSLKEEYADLLRTELESKNGQVTGI, from the coding sequence ATGGATTCGATAAAATCCAAAATAAAACGGAGACTTCAGACTTTTATCGAGTTGGATGTAAATGGTTTGCGCACCCACATTCTATCTGTGTTCTTACAGGTGCAAAAGACCACAGTAGATGAACTGCATCAGAGCATCAATTCGAAGTTCGAGATTTCAAGAAGCGCTGTTGCCTCAATGGTAGGATATATCTATTCAAAACTTGGCATACTCAGATCTTATAAAGAATCTTACAAAACACCGATAGTATATTCTTTGAAGGAAGAATATGCAGACCTCTTGCGCACTGAACTTGAATCAAAGAATGGCCAGGTAACTGGCATCTGA
- a CDS encoding MFS transporter → MKKDRFLVYATVFLIMGLSNAVIPVLPELASRDHMSHSALASSLLFSAYFIGALVTMLPFGLLSDRYGRKRLIVFSMFLTSISGIMLLELQDTYWLTLARLIEGTACGAFFPSAHSLLSEYREKSRFFGEFNFLLNAGLAAGVVISGYVAQDYIKGGIFLFTVASILLLFIGIRELYHAKKVRDNTTSSSVNLQIHSVSEIRDLSFRKNYLMIWSSSFLLFGVTGVVLSLYPDYSAGLLNKAELGMALAGMYASSMITTLIAGRLRLHYGIMIRSGVILAALGTILAVYYPIYGFILIGIGSGIGLIGLPVAVSYMQNDRGLLMGIFNTYTYAGMGFMPIIAGALVPEMGFRMVFFFCSLALCLPLLMKNRVESERKVQI, encoded by the coding sequence ATGAAAAAAGATCGATTCCTTGTATATGCCACGGTGTTCCTAATAATGGGATTATCCAACGCTGTTATACCAGTATTGCCCGAGCTGGCATCCAGGGACCATATGTCCCATAGTGCCTTAGCTTCTTCCTTACTGTTTTCTGCATATTTTATTGGTGCACTGGTTACGATGTTGCCTTTTGGCCTTCTTTCTGACAGGTATGGCAGAAAGAGACTTATTGTTTTCAGTATGTTTCTCACATCTATTTCAGGAATTATGTTGCTGGAACTACAAGACACTTATTGGCTCACTCTTGCAAGGCTTATAGAAGGTACTGCATGCGGAGCTTTTTTTCCTTCAGCACATTCGTTACTCTCAGAATACCGAGAGAAAAGCAGATTCTTTGGCGAATTTAATTTTCTGCTCAATGCCGGTTTGGCAGCAGGTGTTGTTATTTCGGGGTATGTCGCACAGGACTACATCAAAGGAGGTATCTTCCTGTTCACGGTAGCTTCGATCTTATTACTATTCATAGGCATCCGGGAGCTATACCATGCAAAAAAAGTGAGAGATAACACAACCAGCAGCTCAGTCAATCTTCAAATACACTCTGTTTCCGAGATAAGAGATCTATCTTTTAGAAAAAATTATCTTATGATCTGGTCAAGTTCATTTTTGCTTTTTGGAGTTACAGGAGTGGTACTTTCCCTATATCCGGATTATAGTGCAGGCCTTTTGAACAAGGCGGAACTTGGTATGGCCCTTGCAGGGATGTACGCAAGTTCAATGATAACCACTCTTATTGCAGGAAGACTTCGGCTGCATTATGGCATAATGATCCGAAGTGGGGTTATCCTTGCTGCACTGGGTACTATACTCGCAGTGTATTATCCGATATACGGTTTCATTCTGATAGGTATAGGATCGGGCATAGGCCTGATAGGTCTTCCGGTTGCAGTATCTTATATGCAGAATGACAGGGGCCTTTTGATGGGCATATTCAACACATATACCTACGCCGGCATGGGATTCATGCCTATCATCGCAGGTGCACTGGTACCAGAGATGGGCTTCAGAATGGTTTTTTTCTTTTGCAGCCTTGCCCTTTGTCTACCCCTGTTAATGAAAAACAGAGTGGAAAGTGAGAGAAAAGTACAGATCTGA
- a CDS encoding sulfatase-like hydrolase/transferase encodes MVNSITVPINKNKITSCFFLFVLSIYCILSVVPATAYTEVMVNPVNTPSGLVIVIVDGLGSPYIYPEHIPHSLDGESLEVPVFYNISMLGATGTKVSAVRAPQTYTEAGHSVLVTGDPKALSNTVKLPMSTIYDIAREYNYLAFGIMEKGDSASMCDEHDVIVHDSANSMKAPEMVVKSSPTASYNTVCMEIKEIMEEQAMKLPAQLQESKQSSQERYDTYDRWALSTAAQVVECMAEEAPDQKYILTVNVGAVDAAGHYRKYDGYIKTIEGLDKDIMSLYQTCTENNIAFIFTADHGMGFTSSDSKGGHQSDTYSGMDETQMVPFIVHAPDVPAKVIYEEYGQQDIAPTVLNILNLPNGLKKSIGSQIPLKAHTTLGVRSQSVGTVELWAEEKLMTSSSNDDNYLFIGLDRDKKYTVKYIPVSKKSQILLQEIEPGSDQLVVISMDISGQEKTDYWKPRYIIGACVILLINIVGLLYIISILKEQ; translated from the coding sequence ATGGTCAACTCAATAACAGTACCGATCAATAAAAACAAAATTACATCCTGCTTTTTTTTGTTCGTACTTTCCATCTATTGTATTTTGTCGGTGGTGCCTGCAACTGCATACACTGAGGTCATGGTCAATCCTGTTAATACTCCCTCAGGCCTGGTCATTGTGATCGTGGATGGATTAGGTTCACCATACATCTATCCAGAACATATACCACATTCCCTCGACGGTGAGTCTCTGGAAGTACCAGTTTTCTACAATATATCAATGTTAGGTGCGACAGGAACTAAAGTATCGGCCGTCAGGGCACCACAAACATATACAGAGGCAGGTCATTCTGTACTTGTTACAGGTGATCCAAAAGCACTTTCGAATACTGTAAAACTACCAATGTCCACAATATATGACATTGCCCGTGAATATAATTATCTGGCATTTGGAATTATGGAAAAAGGAGATTCTGCCAGTATGTGTGACGAACATGATGTAATAGTTCACGACTCTGCCAATTCCATGAAAGCCCCGGAAATGGTAGTAAAATCGTCACCAACTGCCTCATATAACACAGTTTGCATGGAAATTAAAGAGATCATGGAAGAGCAAGCCATGAAACTGCCTGCCCAGCTGCAGGAATCAAAACAGTCTTCCCAGGAAAGATATGACACATATGACAGATGGGCTTTGAGCACAGCCGCACAGGTTGTTGAATGTATGGCTGAAGAGGCCCCTGATCAGAAATATATCCTGACAGTAAATGTCGGAGCTGTCGATGCTGCAGGCCATTACAGAAAATATGATGGCTACATAAAGACCATCGAGGGACTGGACAAGGATATTATGTCACTGTACCAGACATGCACAGAAAACAATATTGCATTCATATTTACAGCAGACCACGGGATGGGTTTTACATCATCTGACAGCAAAGGAGGACATCAGTCGGATACTTATTCAGGCATGGATGAAACTCAGATGGTACCTTTTATAGTACATGCACCAGATGTGCCCGCAAAAGTGATCTATGAGGAATATGGACAACAAGACATTGCTCCCACGGTGCTGAACATACTCAACCTTCCTAACGGATTAAAGAAGTCCATTGGCTCCCAGATACCTTTAAAGGCGCATACGACCCTGGGTGTGCGCAGCCAGTCTGTAGGTACTGTTGAACTCTGGGCAGAGGAAAAATTGATGACAAGTTCCTCCAATGATGATAACTATCTATTTATCGGACTTGACAGAGATAAAAAATACACTGTCAAGTATATACCAGTTAGCAAGAAATCTCAGATATTGTTGCAGGAAATCGAGCCAGGTTCAGATCAGCTTGTCGTTATCAGTATGGATATTTCCGGCCAGGAAAAGACAGATTACTGGAAGCCTAGGTATATAATAGGAGCTTGCGTAATCCTATTGATCAATATAGTCGGATTGCTGTATATCATAAGTATACTGAAAGAGCAATAA
- a CDS encoding sulfurtransferase TusA family protein, which yields MSTVEIDVRGQTCPVPLVECRKALRKASPGDEVVVIGTHPASKKEIPMACESLGLDVLAVEEKGDEWKIRIRR from the coding sequence ATATCTACAGTAGAGATAGATGTGAGAGGTCAGACGTGCCCGGTGCCACTTGTTGAATGCCGCAAAGCCCTTCGAAAAGCCTCTCCAGGGGACGAGGTGGTGGTAATAGGCACACATCCGGCATCAAAGAAGGAAATTCCCATGGCATGCGAGTCTCTTGGTCTTGATGTCCTGGCAGTGGAAGAAAAAGGCGATGAATGGAAGATCAGGATACGCAGGTAG
- a CDS encoding DsrE/DsrF/DrsH-like family protein, which produces MGNKAVIVVHSGDMDKIYSALIIGNGALSMGLESSLYFTFWGLQRLKKGGLEAGPLSKMHMLGLGKWMVKKRMTKANVVSLEKLMQDYKELGGRIIACEMTMEIMGIKKEDLRTDWIDEYGAVGTYIHEAKDASITLFI; this is translated from the coding sequence ATGGGGAATAAAGCTGTAATTGTGGTCCATAGCGGGGATATGGATAAGATATATAGTGCTTTGATCATAGGGAATGGTGCACTTTCCATGGGCCTTGAGTCATCCCTATATTTTACTTTCTGGGGTTTGCAACGACTAAAGAAAGGGGGTCTTGAAGCTGGCCCGCTTTCAAAGATGCACATGTTGGGGCTCGGCAAATGGATGGTAAAGAAAAGAATGACCAAAGCCAATGTAGTTTCCCTGGAAAAGCTTATGCAGGATTATAAGGAGCTGGGTGGTCGGATCATCGCCTGTGAGATGACCATGGAGATAATGGGCATTAAGAAAGAAGACCTGCGTACGGATTGGATCGATGAGTACGGGGCGGTAGGTACATACATACACGAAGCAAAAGATGCCAGTATCACTCTTTTCATTTGA
- a CDS encoding cysteine desulfurase family protein, with amino-acid sequence MFDKITYLDNAASTRLDERVLEAMKPYFFDTYAVATSEFGYSMGIDAKEGLMDARGSIAKTLGASEEELVFTSGETESSNMAIKGVAAALRKKKGSHIIVSRIEDFPVLNTAKSLERQGYKVDYLNVDSEGTVDLDQLGSLINKETALVSIQHANQEIGTLQDIKAIADICNEKDVLLHTDATHTFTRVPLDVSKIPVDLVTISAHTIHGPRGVGALYVREGTPLEKWMDGGYQELNRRAGLENIPGAVGFAKAVELVTPEENASLARMRDHTISKALEDIPHVTLNGSRNDRTPQNANLTFHYVEGESMTLHLDMRGFAVSTGSACFSRSLEASHVILGIGGDHERAHGSLRFTFGRYNTMEDVDAILGALKEIVEKLREISPLYAKK; translated from the coding sequence ATGTTCGACAAGATAACTTATCTGGACAACGCAGCCAGCACTCGTCTGGATGAACGTGTCCTGGAAGCTATGAAGCCTTATTTCTTCGATACTTATGCAGTGGCAACCTCAGAGTTTGGCTATTCCATGGGCATAGATGCAAAGGAAGGACTCATGGATGCCAGAGGATCAATAGCGAAAACCCTTGGTGCATCGGAAGAAGAACTTGTGTTCACTTCTGGAGAAACGGAATCCAGCAACATGGCAATTAAAGGTGTTGCAGCTGCCCTCAGGAAGAAAAAGGGCTCACACATAATAGTATCCCGTATAGAGGACTTTCCGGTGCTCAATACAGCAAAGAGCCTGGAAAGGCAAGGATACAAAGTAGACTATCTGAATGTGGATAGCGAGGGAACTGTGGATCTTGACCAGCTTGGCAGCCTTATAAATAAAGAAACTGCATTAGTATCCATCCAGCATGCAAATCAGGAAATAGGTACATTACAGGACATCAAGGCGATCGCAGACATCTGCAACGAAAAAGATGTACTTCTGCATACTGATGCGACACATACTTTTACCCGGGTGCCGCTGGACGTGAGCAAGATCCCTGTGGACCTGGTGACAATATCTGCACATACTATACACGGTCCAAGGGGAGTTGGTGCCCTCTATGTACGTGAAGGCACACCTTTGGAAAAATGGATGGACGGAGGCTACCAGGAATTAAACCGTAGAGCTGGTCTGGAAAATATCCCGGGTGCTGTGGGATTTGCAAAGGCTGTGGAGCTTGTAACGCCTGAAGAAAATGCATCTCTTGCCAGGATGCGGGACCACACGATAAGCAAGGCTCTGGAAGACATTCCCCATGTTACGCTCAACGGTAGTCGCAATGATCGCACACCACAGAATGCCAATCTCACATTCCATTATGTAGAAGGAGAATCCATGACACTGCATCTGGATATGCGAGGCTTTGCGGTGAGCACTGGTTCTGCATGTTTCAGCAGATCATTGGAAGCCAGCCACGTGATCCTGGGTATAGGCGGTGATCATGAAAGGGCACATGGTTCTCTGAGATTCACTTTTGGCAGGTATAACACTATGGAAGATGTGGATGCTATCCTCGGTGCCCTGAAGGAGATCGTGGAAAAACTTAGAGAGATAAGTCCGTTATATGCTAAAAAATGA
- a CDS encoding iron-sulfur cluster assembly scaffold protein, whose protein sequence is MKFPYTEKVLEHFRNPKNVGKLEDADGKGLEGSPACGDMVAVYLKVDPKTTVIDDIKFESYGCASNIATASIITEMAKGKTIADAKKITWQEATDELGGLPPVKRHCSVLAVEGLRSAIRDYEEKHGLVSEQEPTTEEVVRSRLKHVMNPMAGLDIVRTELVTKIEVKEGIVRVVLDLPSNHQFANAIKEDLVEKLEALWDVKEVKVVFTEG, encoded by the coding sequence ATGAAGTTTCCTTATACTGAGAAAGTATTAGAACATTTCCGCAATCCTAAGAACGTGGGAAAGCTGGAGGATGCAGATGGAAAAGGCCTGGAAGGCAGCCCTGCCTGCGGAGATATGGTTGCAGTCTATCTGAAAGTGGATCCTAAGACTACGGTGATAGATGATATAAAGTTCGAATCCTATGGATGCGCCTCCAATATCGCCACTGCATCTATTATTACCGAAATGGCAAAAGGAAAGACCATAGCTGATGCAAAGAAGATCACATGGCAGGAGGCCACTGATGAACTGGGAGGCTTGCCCCCCGTAAAAAGGCATTGCTCGGTGCTGGCAGTGGAGGGTTTGAGATCTGCGATACGAGACTATGAGGAAAAGCACGGTCTGGTAAGTGAGCAGGAACCAACCACTGAAGAGGTTGTAAGAAGCAGGCTTAAGCATGTCATGAATCCCATGGCAGGGCTTGATATAGTTCGTACGGAACTGGTTACCAAGATCGAGGTTAAGGAAGGTATTGTCCGGGTTGTCCTTGATCTGCCTTCCAACCATCAGTTCGCAAATGCCATAAAGGAGGATCTCGTAGAAAAACTGGAAGCACTGTGGGATGTCAAAGAGGTAAAGGTGGTCTTTACCGAAGGCTAA
- a CDS encoding DUF2284 domain-containing protein, with product MNEKQEMIIRRALELGLRAYPVKTAGIPVENRARIKCEYGCRGYGKRLSCPPHIMDIDEFRKILLEYDKALLLIGEHDMSHEPDIFRAWSHLRKESFHKMLELEYLAFREGFTYAQLLRPGACNECDVCAEQCRKPELRRFPPEAVGINVGKIMDTVGETFVFCDPSDIKCVGILLIE from the coding sequence ATGAATGAAAAGCAGGAAATGATTATTAGAAGAGCTCTGGAACTCGGATTAAGAGCATATCCTGTAAAAACAGCGGGTATACCCGTGGAAAACAGGGCACGAATAAAGTGTGAATATGGGTGCAGAGGTTATGGCAAACGCTTAAGCTGCCCTCCCCATATCATGGATATCGATGAGTTCAGAAAGATCCTTCTTGAATACGATAAGGCCCTGCTGCTGATCGGAGAGCATGATATGTCCCATGAACCCGATATTTTTAGGGCATGGTCTCATTTGCGCAAGGAATCTTTTCATAAAATGCTGGAGCTGGAATACCTTGCCTTCAGGGAAGGTTTTACCTATGCTCAGTTGCTGCGGCCGGGTGCATGCAATGAGTGTGATGTGTGCGCCGAACAATGCAGAAAGCCGGAATTGCGCAGATTCCCCCCGGAAGCTGTTGGTATCAACGTGGGAAAGATCATGGACACAGTAGGTGAAACTTTTGTTTTTTGCGATCCTTCTGACATTAAGTGTGTTGGGATCCTGCTCATAGAATAA
- a CDS encoding tetratricopeptide repeat protein, producing MNSKETLKKETAAVSNRYVLMGDKETDPEKKEHYYRLALEVEPKNVSALNKMGLFSYQNGKLREAIRFFDAVIGSGKVQNLYPIYFNKSMVLKELKEYEAALNYINKALKFDPQNLQAEVIKKELQDIVDEKYRRQDEREKQAAYSTTFKKEKRYSSWDPPTISILAHMIYYKDWHLYKHRRNFEITVTQREKIASKLASKEFCCGKCNFYRNNSTCKKKKNIQVDTQAICKAFQPGN from the coding sequence ATGAACTCAAAAGAAACTCTCAAAAAGGAAACTGCGGCTGTTTCTAATAGATATGTACTGATGGGAGACAAAGAAACAGATCCAGAGAAAAAAGAGCACTATTACAGACTGGCTCTTGAAGTGGAACCAAAAAATGTATCTGCTCTCAATAAAATGGGCCTTTTCTCCTATCAGAACGGAAAGCTCCGGGAAGCTATCCGGTTCTTTGATGCCGTGATCGGCTCCGGGAAAGTGCAGAACCTGTATCCGATCTATTTCAATAAAAGTATGGTCTTGAAAGAATTGAAGGAATACGAGGCTGCACTTAATTATATTAATAAAGCCTTGAAATTCGATCCCCAAAACCTGCAGGCTGAAGTAATAAAAAAAGAACTTCAGGATATAGTTGATGAAAAGTACAGACGGCAGGATGAAAGAGAGAAACAGGCTGCATATAGTACTACTTTTAAAAAAGAGAAGAGATACAGTTCCTGGGACCCTCCCACTATATCCATACTTGCGCACATGATATATTACAAGGATTGGCATCTATACAAACATCGCAGGAACTTTGAGATCACCGTTACACAGAGGGAAAAGATAGCTTCCAAGCTTGCAAGTAAGGAATTCTGTTGTGGGAAATGTAATTTTTACAGAAACAACAGTACGTGCAAAAAGAAAAAAAATATACAGGTAGATACGCAAGCTATCTGCAAAGCTTTTCAGCCCGGGAATTAA
- a CDS encoding TRAM domain-containing protein, with product MFGNEPTAPVDAGKEYEVKIEDIAREGDGIARVSGFVIFVPGTSVGDEVTIKVTKVMRKFAFAEVSN from the coding sequence TTGTTCGGAAATGAACCAACTGCCCCAGTGGATGCTGGAAAGGAATATGAAGTAAAGATAGAGGACATCGCAAGAGAGGGAGATGGCATTGCCAGAGTTAGTGGTTTTGTTATTTTCGTGCCCGGTACTTCCGTAGGCGATGAAGTGACTATAAAGGTCACAAAGGTAATGCGCAAGTTCGCATTTGCCGAAGTCAGCAACTAA
- a CDS encoding DEAD/DEAH box helicase, with protein sequence MDKITFNDLNLSSDIKKAIEHMGFLHPTPIQIQAIPHILEGKDIIGQAETGTGKTAAFGIPALEMVDITQKRVQVLVLCPTRELANQVAEEINLLSRYKDIKVQSIYGGQSIERQIRTLKKGVHMVIGTPGRVMDHLQRNTLKLDNLKMLVLDEADKMLDMGFREDIEVILTRAPERRQTILFSATMPKPIMKLTTQYQHEPLLIKTQQKNINVPQIEQFYFNTKGRSKHDILCRVIDNYEMKSSLVFCNTKKGVDELVGTLRRRGYLADGLHGDMGQRQRDEVMSGFRNGTIETLVATDVASRGIDVKNIEAVFNYDIPQDTESYIHRIGRTGRAGKEGRAFTFAASREVYRIKNIQKYTNTVIRCKELPAIQ encoded by the coding sequence ATGGATAAAATTACATTTAACGATCTGAATTTATCTTCAGATATCAAGAAAGCAATTGAACACATGGGATTCTTACATCCTACTCCCATACAGATACAGGCCATTCCTCATATACTTGAAGGAAAGGACATCATAGGTCAGGCAGAAACAGGCACAGGTAAGACCGCAGCATTTGGAATACCTGCACTGGAAATGGTGGATATCACACAAAAGAGAGTACAAGTCCTTGTACTTTGCCCAACAAGAGAACTTGCAAACCAGGTTGCTGAAGAGATAAACCTGCTTTCAAGATATAAGGATATAAAGGTCCAATCTATATATGGCGGTCAATCCATTGAAAGGCAGATCCGGACTTTAAAGAAAGGAGTTCATATGGTCATAGGTACTCCGGGAAGAGTAATGGATCATCTTCAGCGTAACACGCTCAAACTTGACAACTTAAAAATGCTTGTGCTGGATGAAGCGGACAAGATGCTGGATATGGGATTCCGAGAGGATATAGAAGTTATTCTGACCAGAGCTCCTGAAAGAAGACAAACGATCCTCTTTTCTGCAACTATGCCAAAGCCCATTATGAAACTAACAACACAGTATCAGCATGAACCTTTGTTAATTAAGACCCAGCAGAAGAACATCAATGTTCCTCAGATAGAACAGTTCTATTTTAACACAAAGGGTAGATCAAAGCACGATATCCTGTGCCGTGTCATAGATAACTATGAAATGAAGTCTTCTCTTGTATTCTGCAACACCAAAAAAGGTGTGGATGAACTGGTAGGTACTCTCAGAAGAAGAGGATACCTGGCTGATGGGCTTCATGGAGATATGGGGCAGAGGCAAAGGGATGAAGTAATGTCTGGTTTCAGGAACGGAACTATAGAAACTCTTGTGGCTACAGATGTGGCTTCCCGAGGTATAGATGTGAAGAACATCGAAGCTGTGTTCAATTATGATATTCCACAGGATACCGAATCCTATATTCATAGAATTGGCAGGACCGGAAGGGCCGGAAAAGAAGGGAGAGCCTTTACATTCGCTGCCAGCAGGGAAGTATACAGGATCAAGAATATACAAAAGTATACCAATACTGTGATCCGCTGCAAGGAACTGCCGGCTATCCAGTAG
- the amrS gene encoding AmmeMemoRadiSam system radical SAM enzyme, protein MIKEAMLYDKLEGNKVRCRVCSHRCIVAHGKRGFCRVRENRNGTFYTLIYNTVSSEAVDPIEKKPLFHFYPGTLAYSLGTIGCNFRCAHCQNWTISQIEIDEACTVEITPTEAVQRAITTGARTITWTYNEPTIWYEYTYDCARLAKEAGIATAYITNGYITAEALEHISPYLDAFRVDIKAFTEEFYRSVASAKLGPVLESTKLARELGMHVEVVNLVIPGHNDSAQEIRSMVRWIYGNLGADTPLHFTRFHPQYRMSDASPTPMRKLEEAYHIAREEGMRFVYIGNMPGHDYENTYCPKCGMLLIKRNVFSLLEYNINTKGTCPRCEEVIPIFGVAHDEFLHKSD, encoded by the coding sequence ATGATCAAGGAAGCTATGCTTTACGATAAGCTTGAAGGGAACAAGGTCCGTTGCAGAGTTTGCAGTCACAGGTGTATTGTAGCTCATGGAAAGAGGGGATTTTGCAGGGTACGTGAGAACAGGAATGGCACTTTTTACACTTTGATATACAACACTGTTTCCAGTGAGGCAGTTGATCCGATAGAAAAGAAACCGTTATTCCATTTCTACCCGGGTACACTTGCATATTCACTGGGTACCATCGGATGCAATTTCAGATGTGCACATTGTCAGAACTGGACTATATCCCAGATAGAGATAGATGAAGCCTGTACAGTGGAGATCACGCCCACAGAGGCTGTGCAGAGGGCAATTACCACAGGGGCAAGGACTATCACATGGACCTATAATGAGCCTACCATCTGGTACGAATATACTTATGACTGTGCCAGGCTTGCAAAAGAGGCAGGTATTGCAACTGCATATATTACAAACGGATATATTACTGCTGAAGCACTAGAGCACATATCTCCATATCTGGATGCTTTCAGGGTGGATATCAAAGCTTTTACAGAGGAGTTTTACAGAAGTGTTGCCAGTGCGAAACTAGGACCGGTGCTGGAATCGACAAAGCTTGCCCGTGAACTCGGAATGCATGTGGAAGTTGTGAACCTTGTGATTCCGGGTCACAATGATTCTGCCCAAGAGATAAGGAGCATGGTCAGGTGGATATACGGGAACCTGGGAGCTGATACACCTTTACATTTTACACGGTTCCATCCTCAATATCGTATGTCTGATGCCTCCCCCACGCCTATGCGGAAATTGGAAGAGGCATACCACATAGCTAGAGAGGAAGGCATGAGGTTTGTTTATATAGGGAATATGCCCGGCCATGATTATGAGAACACTTACTGTCCGAAGTGTGGGATGCTTTTGATCAAAAGAAATGTATTCTCCTTGCTGGAGTACAATATAAATACAAAGGGAACATGTCCCAGGTGTGAAGAAGTAATTCCAATTTTTGGTGTGGCGCACGATGAATTCTTACATAAATCAGATTGA
- a CDS encoding Dabb family protein — translation MLKHIVMWKLKEHAEGRTKAENAKMMKEMLEGLKGKITEIEHIEVGMNLIPSEAAFDVVLYSKFKDEKALITYQKHPEHVKVAQIVGKIKEERFVVDYVI, via the coding sequence ATGTTAAAACATATAGTTATGTGGAAGTTAAAAGAACATGCAGAGGGAAGAACAAAGGCAGAAAATGCAAAAATGATGAAGGAAATGCTTGAAGGCTTAAAAGGAAAGATAACTGAGATCGAACATATAGAAGTAGGAATGAACTTAATACCTTCTGAAGCTGCCTTTGATGTAGTGTTATACTCCAAGTTCAAGGACGAGAAAGCATTGATAACATATCAGAAACATCCTGAACATGTAAAGGTTGCACAGATCGTTGGCAAGATCAAGGAAGAACGATTTGTAGTTGATTATGTTATTTGA